The DNA sequence GTGTGCCGTCGGGAAGACCTGCTCACCGCGCTGGGCACCGGCGGTGAGGAGGCCGGGCACCCGGCCCTGGTCGGCGCCGACGAGCTGGCCGCGCTCGTCGACGAGCACCGGCGGTCGGGACGGTCGGTGGTGTTCACCAACGGCTGCTTCGACGTGTTGCACCCGGGGCACGTCCGCTACCTGACCCAGGCCCGCGCGCTCGGCGACCTGCTGATCGTGGCGGTCAACTCGGACGGCAGCGTACGGCGGCTCAAGGGCCCGGACCGGCCGGTCAACCCGGTCGAGGACCGCACCGCGCTGCTGGCGGCGCTGGCCTGCGTGGACCACGTGGTGGTCTTCGAGGAGGACTCGCCGGCCCGGCTGATCGAGGCGGTCCGCCCGGACGTCTACGTCAAGGGCGGCGACTACCCGCCGGAGATGGTGCCGGAGGCGCCGCTGGTCCGCCGGCTCGGCGGCCAGGTACGCACGCTCGGCTACGTGCCGGACCGCTCCACCTCGGCCATCATCGACCGGATCCGCGCCCAGGCGGTCAGCATGAGCGAACGCACCGAGCGAAGCGAGGGCCGTGAGGCCATGCCCAACCAGCACAGCATGAGCGAACGCACCGAGCGAAGCGAGGGCCGTGAGGCCATGCCCGACCGGCACAGCCCCACGGTGGGCGAGAGCAGGCCGGCGTGACCCGACCGCTCGACCCGGGCGCACCCGGGCAGTTCCGTCACCCCCGACGGCTCGACGTGCTGATCCCCACCCGCAACCGGCCGGCCGAGCTGGCGGTCACGCTCTCCGGGCTGGCCGCCCAGGAGGGTGTGCCCGGGTTCGGGGTGGTGGTCAGCGACCAGTCCGACGGCGAGCCCGCGTACGCGCACCCGGCGGCGGCCACCATGGTCCGGGCGCTGCGCCACCGGGGGCACCCGGTGCTGCTGACCCGGCGGCTGCCCCGGCGCGGGCTGGCCGAACACCGCTGCTACCTGCTGTCCCGCTCGGCGGCCGACGCCGTGCTCTGCCTCGACGACGACGTGTGGCTGGAGCCGGGCACGCTGTCCCGGCTGGTCACCGCGTTGTACGAGCTGGGCTGCGGGTTCGTCGGCAACGCGGTGCACGGGCTCTCCTACACCGAGGACGTCCGCCCGGACACGCACCGGCACTACGAGGAGTGGCCGGGCCGGCCGGAACCGGAACGGATCCGGCCGGGCACGCCGGAGTGGCACCGGTCGTCGATCCACCCGGCGGCGAACCTGCTGCACGTCACCGAGAAGCTCGACCTGCCGGCGGGCGCCTGGCGGGCGTACAAGGTGTCCTGGATCGGTGGCTGCGTGCTCTACGACCGGGCGAAGCTGGTCGACGCCGGCGGCTTCGACTTCTGGGAGCGGCTGCCCGAGCGGCACCAGGGCGAGGACGTGGCCGCGCAGCTCGCGGTGCTGGAGCGCCACGGCGGCGCCGGCGTGCTGCCCAGCGGGGCCTACCACCTGGAGTCGCCGACCACCGTCACCGAGCGCGACGTGGAGGCGTGGGAGGTCGTGCTCAACGAGTCGGGCGCGGAGGTGTGAGCAGCTCGCGGGCCGCCTCCACCACCTCGGCGACCGGCACGTCGGCCACGAACGACACCCGGTGCGGGCAGTCGCCGTCACCCGGGCGGTGCGGATAGATCCCGGGCGTGCAGTCGACGCCGCAGACCGGGCAGCGGGTGGTCCAGGCGGCGATCGGGCGGTGCCGGCCGCGCAGCGGGGACGCGCCGTTGATCAGGTTGCCGACCCAGAAGACGCCCACCGTGGGCGCGCCCACCGCGGCGGCCAGGTGCAGCGGGCCGGTGTCGTTGGAGATCACCAGCGCGCAGTCGGCGTAGGCGGCGGCGAGCGCGCCGAGACTCAGCGTGCCGACCTGCGGGCGGACCGGCACGCTGGCCGCCGTGACCACCGCGTCGACCGTCTCCCGCTCGGCGGGCGTGCCGGTGACCAGCACCTCGTAGCCGTCCGCGACCAGCTCGCGGGCGACCTCGGCGAAGCTCTCCGCCGGCCAGCGCCGCCGGGTGTCGGTGGCGCCCGGGTGCAGCGCCACCCGGGGGCGGGTGGGCACGCCGAGCACCGCCGTCGCCTCGGCCCGGTCCGCGTCGGTCACCGCCAGCGTCGGGGTGACAGTGGTGGCCGCTGCCCCGACCAGCGCCGCCACCTCCAGGTAACGGATCACCTCGTGCTGGTAGTAGACGTACCGCAACCAGCGGTCCAGCGGCGGCGCGTCCTCGGCGCGCAGCCCGGCGGTGACCCGGGCGCCGAGCCCGGCGACGAACGGGTTGGAGTTGGCGCCGCCGCCGTGCACCTGCAACGCCAGGTCGAACCGTTCGGCGCGGGCGGCGGCCAGGAAGTCCGCCGGCTCGACCGGCGACTCGTCCGGGCCGGCGTCGCGGATGCCCGGCCCGGGCGGCACCACCAGCACCCGGTCCACCGGGCCGGCCCGGTCGCGCCAGAGCGTCGCGTGCCACGGCGCGCCGAGCAGCACGATCTCCGCCGACGGGTACGCGGCCCGCACCGCCTCCAGCGCCGGCAGCACGAAGATGAAGTCGCCGAGCGCGTTGGCCCGGAGCACGGCGATCCGCTCGACGTCCGGCACGAGTGCGCCGACCGGACCGAGCACGGACGACGGCTCCAGGTCGCGGCGCGGCAACGGACGCGCCGAGCTGGCGTCGTCGGACGACGGCTCCAGGTCGCGGCGCGGCAACGGACGCGCCGAGCTGGAGTCGTCGGAGAGGCTGGCCACGCCGCCCCTACGGCCGGTCGGTCTCGTCGAGTCCGGTGTCCGGGTGGTGCAGTTCCCGGTCCGCGGCCGGGTCGGCCGGGGTCGGCGTACGGCCGACGGTGTCGCGCGGGCCGGTGCGGCCGACGGTGATGGTGCGCGGCGCGGGCCGGGCCGCCCGGGGCAGTCGCACCCGGAGCAGGCCGTGGTCCATGACCGCGTCGATCCGCTCGGGGTCGACGCGCGACGGCAGGTCGACGTGGTACTCGAAGCCCCGGGTGGTGAACCCGCCCGGGATGCCCTGGTCGGCGTTGACCTCGGCCTCCGACCGGGCCCGGACGCACAGCTCCCGCTCGTCCAGCTCGACGGCCACCTCCTCCGGCGCCACGCCGGGCAGCCGGACCGACACCTCCCAGCCGTCCGCCACCTCGGTGACGTCCACGTCCGGCGTGGCGGGACGGCCACCGACCAGGCGGCTCAGCTCGGCGCGCAGCGCCTGCAACTCGCCCATCGGGTCCCAGCCCTGCTGCCGGCCCCGCCAGCCCCGACCGCCGTCCTGCTCGGTCATCGCACGTCTCCGATCCGGCGGGCCGTCGAGGTGGGCCGCAGCGAGCTGGACGCGTTCAGGTCGTGCTCCGGGTCGACGCCGACGCCGAGCCGGTCCACCAGCTCGCCGCCCAGCCAGGCGCTGATCCCGAGGATCGCCACGGCGACCACCTCGATCGCGATCAGCGCGCCGCCGGCGGTCCGCGATTCGGCGTTGAGCCGGACCGCCCAGACGGCGGCGAAGAGCAGGATCACCGCGATGTTGGCGGCGGCGTGCAGGAGCCCGACCCGCTTGGCCCGGGTGCCGGTCGGCAGGGCGAGCAGGTCGAACGCGCCGGCCACGGCGGCGAGCAGGCCGCCGATCAGGCCGACCGTGATGTTCCAGTAGGCGACCTCGCCGAGGAAGTCCGGCCCGCCCACGGTGTCGACCACGTCGAAGATCACCGCGGTCACCAGGAGCGCCACCGGGAACATCACCAGCATCGGGTGCACGGGATGGCCGAGCACCTTCAGTCGGCTCTCCATCGCGGCCTCCATCCGTCGCGTTCCGGACACGCGCTGTGTTCCGGTCCCTACCCGTCGACCCCGGGAGCAAACCCGGCGGCCGACGCGCTCCTAGACTGACGATGACGGATCCCGGCCCGTCGCGGGCCGGAACCGTCATCAAGGTCAACGGACGGGGGAGGAAGACGTGACGACGCGGGAGATCACCGACGAGGCGGAGCTACGCGAGCTGATCGGGGTGCCGACGCCGCGGGCGGCCGCCAAGGACCGCCGAACGCTGCACTCACGCGACCGGGAGTGGCTGGCCGCCTCCCCGTTCTGCCTGATCGCCACCGCCGGCGCGGACGGCACCTGTGACGTCTCGCCGAAGGGCGACCCGCCCGGCTTCGCGCTGGTGCGGGACGACACCACCATCGCCATTCCGGAACGGCCCGGCAACCGGCGCGCCGACGGCTACCGCAACATCCTGGCCAACCCGCACGTCGGGCTGATCTTCCTGATCCCGGGGCGCACCGACACGCTGCGGATCAACGGACGGGCCCGGCTGATCCGCGACGCCCCGTGGTTCGCCGAGATGGAGGTCCAGGGCCACCGGCCGCTGCTCGCCGTGGAGGTGGCGATCGAGCAGATCTTCTACCACTGCGCGAAGGCGTTCCTCCGGTCCGAGCTGTGGCAGCCGGAGACCTGGCAGCCGGACGCGCTGCCGTCCCGGGCCAAGCTGATCAAGGAGGTGGAGGCGCCGGCGGAGAGCCTGGCCGACCTGGAACGTCACTACGGCCCGGAATACGCCCGGAAGCTCTACGCCTGAGTCACTTCTGCGGCGCGTACACCGCCGGCACGCCCACGTCGGACAGGGCGCGGGCGAGGTGCGGGGCGGTGGTCTTCACGTAGGCGGCGCCGATGTGCGAACCGCCGCGGTAGATCAGCACGTTGCCGAACACCACCGGGCACCGCTCGGTCGGGCAGACGGCGTCGAACAGATCGATCATCCTGACCTCGGGCACCCCGGCCACCGCCCGACGCTGCATCCGATAGGCCTCGTCCCGGTCGTGGAGCACGCGGTCGAACGCGCAGACGGAGAGGTGCTTCCGGTTCTCGTCGGCGCACGCCACCGGCGCCCCGGGGGGCAGCGGGTTGTTGGCCATGACGACGACCTGCGAACCGGCCGAGTCGAGCTTCTTCCAGGAGGACCGCACGCCCGCGACCATCGCGTCGACCGAGACCCCGTCGCCGGTGCGGTTGAGGGCGGTCGGCGCCGACTGCGAGGTGACCACGTAGTCGGGGCGCTCCCGCAGCAGCCGGCTCAGCAGCGCCCGGTTCCACTCGATGCAGTCGGTGTACGGCTTACCGGACTTGTCGCCCTTGAGCACCCGGGCGCTGGTGAACGCGCATCCCGCCTTGGCGGCGATCACCAGCTTCCAGTCGTTCTGCTCGGCGAGCACCTGGAACGCCGGCAACCACTGGTCCATCTTGGAGTCACCCACCAGGGCGACAGTGGTGGCGCCCGCCGGGTTGCCGTACGTGCACCACAGCACCTCGGCGCCCTCGACCTGCTGGAAGCACCGGTCCCGTTTCGTGTCGGGCACGTCCAGGAACCCCTGCCGGATCTGGAGGGGATCCGGCGTGATCACGTCGAACCGCTCCGGCACCGGGCCGATCGGTGCGGTGCCGGGCGTGGTGGACAGCAGCGCCGCGCCCGGCGCGTACCGGCCCTTGGTGGGTGTCGCGGCGGCTGCCCAGGCACCGAACAGCACCAGCGCCAGGCCGGCGCAGATCCCGGCCATGGTGAAGTTGCCGCCGAGGCTCAACGCGAGCCGCGGCGACGTGGCGATCTTCCGGGAGTACCGCAGCGGGTTCTCCACCAGCCGGAACGTGAGCCAGGCGGGCACCACCGAGGCGAGCGCCACGGCCAGCCCCTCGGCCGGCGACAGCTCACCGAAGCGGGCGGCGGCCACGATGAGCATCGGCCAGTGCCACAGGTAGAGCGAGTACGACAGGTCACCGACCCAGCGGAACGGGCGCGTGCCGAGCAGCAGCACCGGCCCCCGGGACCCCGCCGCCGCGCCGGCCGCGATGACCGCGGCGGCACCGAGCGTGGGCAGCGCGGCAGCGTACCCGGGCCAGGCCGTCTTGCCGCTCACCAGCACCGCCGCCGCCACGATCGCGGCCAGCCCGAGCCACCCGAGGACGACCGCCACCGCCCGTGGCATCCGCGCGGCCCGGGTCGCGATCAGCGCGACGCCGGCCCCGACGGCGAGTTCCCACAACCGCGTCGTCGAGACGAAGAACGCGCGCGCCGGCGAGTCGGCCGTCTCGACGATCGACCAGACGAACGACGGCACCGCCAGGACCGCGAGACCCACCCACAGGACCGGCCGCACGTTCGTCCGCCGCAACGTCCGCGCGGCGAGGAGCGCCAGCACGATCAACAACGGCCAGATCAGGTAGAACTGCTCCTCGACGGCGAGCGACCAGAAGTGCTGCACCGGCGAGTCCACCGCGTTGTCGGCGGCGAGGTAGTCGACCGCCCGGTCGGCGAACCGCCAGTTCACCACGTAGACCGCCGCGGCGGCGATGTCGCCCCCGATGGCCTGCCAGTCGCCGCGGGGCACGAAGAGCCGGACCGCCACCGCGGTCGCCGCGAGCACCACCGTCGCGGCGGGCAGGATCCGCTTGGCCCGGCGCGCGTAGAAACCGACGAGGGAGAGACGACCGGTGCGCTCGATCTCGGCGACGATCTGCCCGGTGATGAGGAAGCCGGAGATCACGAAGAAGACGTCGACCCCGACGAAACCGCCGGGCAGGAACGACAGCCCGCCGTGGTAGAGCAGCACCACCGCGACGGCCACGGCGCGGAGCCCGGCGACGTCACCCCGGAACCGGCTCGGGCCGCGCCCGATCGCCTCGTCGGTGCGGGAGCCGTCCCGGGCAACCTGGTTCGTCAACTCCGGGGAAGTCACCGCGATCCTCGAACTCTGGGGCGTCTGGCCAGGGAACGATAGCGGCTCTCACGGATGCGGGCAATGCCGTACGGGCCGGTCGGGCCGCCACCGGGAACGTTCCGGTGGCCCGTCGGACCCTCGTCCTTGCCGGATACGAGCGCCGGGTTCCGGACCGTGCGTCAGGACGCCGTCACCATCCACAGGTGGCCGTCCGGGTCGGCGAACGTGGCGGTGTAACCCCACGGCTGCTCAGCCGGCGGCGTCACGACGCGGGCACCCGCGGCCCGGGCCCGGTCGACGACCCGCCGCACCTCGGCGGGATCTCCGGCGGCCCAGCCCAGCACGCACTCGCTGAACCCGAACACCGGAGACCTCGTGGACACCCTAGCGGTGGCGAGGCGGCACGACTTGACCGACGCACAGTGGGTGGCGCTGAAGCCGTTGCTGCCTGTGGGGCGTCGGCCAGGTCGGCCGTCGACATGGACGGAACGGCAGCTCATTGATGGGATCCGGTGGCGGACCCGGGTCGGTGCCCCGTGGCGGGATGTTCCGCAGTGCTACGGATCCTGGGCCGCGGCGTATGGGCTGTTCCGGCGTTGGCAGCGTGACGGGACGTGGGCGAAGATCCTGACCGTGTTGCAGGCCCTGGCTGACGCGGCCGGACGTGTGGTCTGGGATGTGTCGGTGGACTCGACGGTCGCCCGGGCGCACCAGCACGCCGCTGGGGCGCGTAAAAGGGGGATCTGCAGGCCGAGCCGCCGGGCGGGGTCGCGGTCGAGCCGACCGATCACGCGCTCGGTCGGTCGCGGGGTGGGCTGACCACGAAGCTGCACCTGGCCTGTGAGCAGGGGCAGAAGCCGTTGTCGATCGTGTTGACCGCTGGGCAGCGCGGGGACAGCCCGCAGTTCAGGGCCGTGCTCGACGGCATCCGGGTGCCTCGCTTGGGCTCGGGTCGGCCCCGGACTCGCCCTGACCGGGTCTTGGCCGACAAGGCGTACACGTCGAAGGCCGACCAAGACGCCAACCGGAGAAAGCTGGGGTCCAAGGGCGGCCGACCACCGGCCTTCGACCCCGAGCGGTACAAGCAGCGTCACGCCGTGGAGTGCGGCATTAACCGGCTCAAGGGCAACCGGGCCGTAGCGACCCGGTTCGACAAACTCGCCGTCCGCTACGAAGCCACCGTTCACATCGCCGCGATCAACGAGTGACTGTAACCGACTTCGACACAGGCCCTAATGGAAAGGCTCGATGGCCTGACATCCGATGAGCCGTCCTTGATCCCACCTACGGTAGCGTGCGCACGCCGTTCAAACGGCGCCGCTTCCGGCCGAACTCTCACGCCAGCGGAAGGCCGTGAACCGGGCCCATGCAAAGATCCGCGCCCGCGGAGAACGAGCGATCGCCACACTCAAGACCTGGAAGATCGAACCGGAAAAGGCTACTTAGAATGGCTCGCAGCGCATCAAGTTCGCGCCTACCAGGACGGCACGCTTCCAGCCGGCGTGCATGGTCTGGCTCACTGGCTTGTTGCCGGGCGGCTCGGTGGCGGTCGGGTCGATGCCGTAACCGGACTGCCAGCCGTCGACCGCCGCCGCCAGCGTCGCCGAAGTGGTTGCTGCGGCGGCCCGCATCGGCGGCAGTGCCTCCGCCTGCGCCGCAATTAGTCCGTCGCCCACACAGCCGTCGTGCTGGCTCATCGCGAAACCGATGGCTTCTCGTTGCCGGGCGTCATCAGTCAGCCAACTGACGGCCACGACCGCACCCGTGGCGGTCGGGATGACGGATCCACCCCGGAAACGAGCACCGGCGATACGCCCAACTTCTGCGAGGGGGCCTCGCTCGTGCACCATGACCCGCGCCGCGAGCCACGCCGTCTCGGCGTCGGTCGCGGGAAGCGGAATGCCCGCGTAGACCCGGCCATCCTGGGCGGTTAGGCCAGCGCGTGAACCGCCGGTTGCCGAAAGCGAGGAGACGGTGCTACGGGCGGCGAGACCTTCCAACAACTGCTGCCACTCTTGCGCCGATGACGGACCCGCTACCACAATCTGCCGGGGCCACAGAAGCTCCGCGCATTTGGCATGGCGGAGTAAATCTTCTGGCGTCAGACGAGCACTGTCACCCGGCCGGCACTCGTCGAACCGGCCCAGTTTGGGCCGCCGGGCGGCGAGTGCCGCAAGTTTGTGACCCGCGACCAGCAGCGGGCTGCCAAACCACTCGGCCAGTTCGACGTCAATTGCCCGGCATTCCCGCTGCCGCATCTGCTCAGCCACCGGCGAGGAGGCCAGCCAGTGGGCCGTTGTGGCCAATGCCTGGACCAACTGCCGCTCCGCTCCGGCCCGGACGGTCACCGTAATTCGCATCGACTCGGCGTGGGTCTGTGCGTGTGCCACCAGTGGTTCGTGCACCACCGTGCGCAGGGTTGCTAGAAACAGATGCTCGTGCAGGTGGGCGACGCCCGGTGTGATCGCGGGATCGTCGCCGAAGCCCCGCCCATACGTCGCCACCAGCGAGGTGGTCGGCGACCCGGGCCGGTACACGGCGATCACTTGGCACTCGCCCTCGGAAAACCGCCAGACTTCACCAGTCATGCAGGGCAGCTCGCATCTCTGTCACAGTCTGCTCTCGAAGTCGTCCAACTACTGCAACCGCTGGTGCCCCCGTCGCGGGAGTCGGCCCATTGCCGAGTTGGTCGAAAGGGCCAGTCGACGGGTGGATCGCCTCGTGGAGCGCGGCGCTCGCTTGCAGGAACGGCAGTCGGTAAGCGGGAATGTAGAGGGTGCGCAACACTTCGCGGACCGTCTCCAGCAGCGCCACCACATGCTCGGCTGTGGTGCTCAGACCCAAGCCGAGACAGGGCGTCGCGTGTTCCCACACGGGTGCTGCCGCCGCGGCGTAGTACGGCACCTGCCGCTGCGCGAGCGTGCTGACCAGCGCTCCGGGTGCACCCACCCGACCCAGATGCGAGGCGACGACGCCCACGTCGAGCGGCCCGGGCCACGGCACCCGCACGCCCACGGTCAGGCGCTGTTGGTTGCCCACTCCGTAGTAAAGGCCTCCGCGCCAGTCGAGCGGGTCGGGCGGTGAATCCCGGACACCCCCGTCGCGTACGCAATCGGCAATTTCCCGCGCCCGGCACAGGATCTGCTCGTCGGTTAACGCCATGGCCATTGTCGGGGAGGGTAGGTCGTCCACACATGCCTCGCCCCAGGCCGCGAGGTGAATAGCGCGCTCTGCCTGCCAGACGCGGTCACCCAACAGTTGAGTTCGCCGCGCGGCTAGCATACGCCGGAGCGCAGCAAGCGCACCCCTATCCGGCAGCGATACGTCCACCGTGATCACCGACCGGCGATGCCCGACGCGGAAGTTCTCCGGGCCGGCCAAAGCAGCGCAGGCTAGAGCGGTGAGGCCGGACTCCCCGGGCGCCTCGGTAGCTTTGCCCCAGGGGACCCACACAGTCGGGCGGCGTGCGGGCTGCTCTACGGCGAAGCGGCCCAGCAGACTAAGCACCGTCGTCACGGGTTCTCCCTAACAGGGTGCGAGCCAGCAGCGACGTGGTGATCACCAGGTTCGTTGCCCCGGCGAGCATTAGGATCAACACCGGATGGTGGGTTATGTCAGCGATCAGCGGCACGGTGACGTAGGACACCGTCATGAGCAGGTTCAGCACAGCCCGGCGGAAGGCGAAAACCCGGCCGATAACCGCGTTGTCGGTCAGCGTCTGGTAGACCACCGTGGCCGCACCGGCAATCATCACGTTGCCGGCCCCGCCGAGTAGCCCTACCACCACGACGGCGACCCAACTCCATCCGTGGCCATTGAGCACGAGCATGGCCGCAGCCACCGCTGACAGGGCGGCTCCGAGCCACACAGTCCATGCCGGCCGGGTAGACCGGCGTACGAAGATGTACGACCCTGCGATCCAGCCCAAGCCGGACAGGGTCTGGTAGACGGCCGCCGCCGCAATACCGATCGACTCCTCGAAGACCGCTAGTGCGACGACGACCTCCGAACCCAGGAACAGAAAATACGACGCCTCGGCGACGGCGACCCGGCGCAGTCGCGCATCGATGCTCCGCCAACGCACCGGCTCCAGCCTGCTAGATATCCCGTCTCCGCTGGTTGAAGGCGCGGTGCGGGACACCTCTGCCCGGGAGGGGCGCAGCAACGTACCCAGCAGACCGGCCACGACGAACGAGCCGAGGTTCACCCACAGCGCCACCTCAATGCCCAGGCCCGCAGAGAGCGCCGCGCCGATGAGCGGCCCGAGGCTCAACGCAGTGCCAAAGGCAATCTCGAACAGGGCGATGACCGGACGGATTGCCTCCGGATCGAGCCGTTCCTTTAGGAGTGCCTGCGCAGCCGGGACGGAGACGCTTCCGACTGCCTTGAGCAATCCCACCAGGAGGTAGACAGCCGTGAGGTTCTCGGCGCGGACCGCGAATACCAGGGCTATCACTAGCAGAGCGCAGACCAGTTCGCAGACGACGAACACCCACCGCCGGTTCCAGCGGTCGACGATACGCCCGGCGACTGGCGCACAGAAGACGACCGGCAGCGTCCCGACGGCGAAGGCGATGCCGGTGGCGGTGTAAGAACCGGTCACCGACAGCACCCAAAGCGGCAGGGCCAGATTTTGGACGTAGTTGCCGATCAGCGAACAGGCGTTGGCGAGGAGCAGGATGCGCCACGCCTGCCAGGGCCCGGCCATCCGTTCCGGCGCCTCGGCCGTGGAGACTGTCGAGCTGTCAGTGACCACGTTGCGAACCCCAGCCAAGGTGGGTGGCGGCGATCTGCGGTTTGGTGGTGTCCGCGGGCGCCCGTCCGACCAACGCGGAGAACTTCCCGGCGACCCGCGACAAAAGGTCAAGGTTGGCACGGCTGGCCTGGTTCACTTCCAACTCCAGGATGGCGAATGTATTGACCAGTCGAGAGCACGCGTCGCGCAACTCAACGGCGTCGCAGCTGAGGGCAAGGACCGCATTGTCATCGGTCCGCAACGTGGCCTTGGTGCGCCGCTGGGACAGATAGCCGAAGACGCTCAACCCGCAAAGGCCACTTGCTCGGCGGGCCAGATACTGCCCCGGCCGGGAGGCGATCAGGTCCGCGCCGGAGAGGGCCACGAGATCAGCGACATACTCAGTCAGCTCAAGAACGTCGCGGCGGCCGTCAACCCACTGTACGGTCTCCTTCGCTACCAGCCAGGACGGTCCCGCCCCGCGGTTGACCAGTGCGGTTAGAGAGCAGCCGACGGACGTCAGAGACCAGTCCGGGCTGTCGAAGCAGAGGGTGTGCTGCGAAATCCTCGCTTGCTCGTGGAGCCGCAGCCCGGAGGCCTGGATCAGCTGCTCCCGCAATTCCTCGCTCGCTTCCGGCGCGGCCAGAGCGCCCTTGCCCAGGTGCCACCGGTATTCGTGCTCCACGCCCACCCGTGGTACACGCAGGACCTGTTCCGTCACTGTCACTGCTGAGCCTCCCTCGTCACCTGCCATGCCCTTCCCGCCCTCGCCTACGAACAGGCGCGACGCCGCGGCCCGCACAACTCGGTGCAGACGGTCACGAGGTTGCCCCCGCCAGGCGATGGGTAAATCCCGAATACTCCACGTCCGAAAGACCGCCCACAGTGAAAACGTCGATCCGCTCGGCTGGCACATCGAAGAGCCGCTCGCACACCCGTCGGACGACGGCACCGGTCGAGGGCGGCGGCCGGAAGTGCCCGGACTTGGTGTTGGCCACGATTGCGAAGACGCGCGGGGCACCGATCAGCACAATCTCGCCCGCAGCGCGGACTCGCAGGCGATCCGGTACCAGCATCGGGTGCGCCACGGGCACGCCCACGACCTTCGACTTGGCCCGGCCGAAGATTAACTCCCGAAAGGTGAATCGGCGGCGCCAGATGAGCAAACGATCTTCGTCGTCGATGACGAACATGTGCGGAGCACCGGAGACAATGCCCTCCGGCAGCTCGGCCGCACCGACCTTCCAGATCTGCTCGACCGCAGTGCGCGCGGCACCGGCGTAACGTTCGTCGAACACCTTCCGGTCGAATTGGATGACCAGCGGATCCTCGTTTATCACTCGAGTCGGGTGATCGTGCC is a window from the Micromonospora sp. DSM 45708 genome containing:
- a CDS encoding MFS transporter, translated to MVTDSSTVSTAEAPERMAGPWQAWRILLLANACSLIGNYVQNLALPLWVLSVTGSYTATGIAFAVGTLPVVFCAPVAGRIVDRWNRRWVFVVCELVCALLVIALVFAVRAENLTAVYLLVGLLKAVGSVSVPAAQALLKERLDPEAIRPVIALFEIAFGTALSLGPLIGAALSAGLGIEVALWVNLGSFVVAGLLGTLLRPSRAEVSRTAPSTSGDGISSRLEPVRWRSIDARLRRVAVAEASYFLFLGSEVVVALAVFEESIGIAAAAVYQTLSGLGWIAGSYIFVRRSTRPAWTVWLGAALSAVAAAMLVLNGHGWSWVAVVVVGLLGGAGNVMIAGAATVVYQTLTDNAVIGRVFAFRRAVLNLLMTVSYVTVPLIADITHHPVLILMLAGATNLVITTSLLARTLLGRTRDDGA